The region CCGGGATGACGGTGCAGCCCAGCTTCTCGGCCCCGCCGTGGAAGCCCAGGCCGCCGGTGAACAGGCCCAGGCCGTAGGCGTTCTGCACGATGTCGTCGCTGCTCATGCCCGCGGCCACCATGTTGCGGGCCATGCACTCGGCCCAGTGGTCCAGGTCCTCGGCGGTGTAGGGGCCGGTGATGGGCTTGCCGGTGGTGCCCGAGCTGGCGTGCACCCGCTTAACCTGGTTCATGGGCACGGCGCACAGGCCGAAGGGGTAGTTGTCCCTCAGGTCGGTCTTGACCGTGAAAGGCAGCTTGCCCAGGTCCTCGACGCTCTTGATGTCCCCGGGCTTTATGCCCACCTCGTCGAATTTCTGCTTGTAGAACGGTACCCGCTCATACACCCAGGCCACGGTCTCTTGCAGCTTGTCGAGCTGCAAGGCCTGCATCTCGTCGGTGGACATGGTCTCGAATTTTTCGTCCCACATTGGCACAACCCCTCCCTAAGGCTGGTGAGTGCGAACGGAACCTACTCTCCCCAGATCCCGCCGCGTCTGATGACTACTCTAGCGCTTGGCCACTTGTAGCACAGCGGCGTTAAAAATCGCAAGCTACTTTTTAGCTAGAATGTAACTCCTAGCCGCCGGCCCCACCCAGGGGCCATTGGCGAGTTTTCGCCGCTATTCCGGGGCCTTAATTGGCTTATTTCTCCGGCGCGCCGTGGTTGTTCCGCCGCGCGTTGTCGATCAGGGCGGCCACCGGCTCCAGGCCGTAGGGAGAACGCTGTTCTATGGCCTTGAGCACCGAGCCGCCGCCGGTGAAGAAATAATACTGCGCGTCGTCCAGCACGGACAAGTACAGGCCGGGGCAGAGGTCCTTGAACTCTTGCAGGGTGTCCCCGCCGCCGTAGAGCTTGGCCGCGGCGCGGTTGGCGTCGATGGTGGTGTCCAGGGCGCGGGAGCCGTCGGTGAAGTGGGGGGTGAAGCCCATCACCGCGTTGACGAAGATGGTGGCCGCCTTGCCCAGGGCCTCGGCCACTTCCGGCGCCTTGAAGCTGGCCGGGTCGATGTCCAGGACGTAGCCCAGCTCCCGGCCCGGCTCCAGGTCGGCCACGGCCACGGTGCGGTACTTGCCTTCCTCGCGCCCCAGCACCTCGCTCTCCACCAACAGGGGCAGCTCCACGATCTTGCCCGCCTCGGCGTCAGCCTTTACCAGCTCCTGGGCCGCGGCGATGTCCTCCTCGGCCACGCCGGCGATCTTCACCCCGTACTTGGCGCAGAGGTAGGTGTTGTAGATCACCCCGCCCAGGATCAGGCGGTCCACCTGCTCGTAGATGGCGCTCAGGGGGCCGATCTTGGTGTCGTACTTGGCCCCGGCCACCACGGCCACAAAGGGCCGCGCCGGGTTGAGCACCATCTCCAGATGGCGCATCTCGTCCTGGAGCAGCCAGCCCGCATAGGAGGGCAGGTGCCGGGTAACGTCAAAGGTGGAGGCGTGGGGCTGCCAGGAGCCGAAGGCGTCGTTCACGTAGATGTCGGCCAACCCGGCCAGCTGCAAGGCGAACTCCTCGCGGGCCTCGCCCTTGGCCTCTTCGCCCGCGAACCAGCGGGTGTTGGGCAGATAGATGCCGTCGATCTCGCCCTCGCGCAGGCGGCGGATGTGGTGGTTGATGCTGGTGTCGATGGCCGCGATGCCCTTGTCCCCGGCCGGGAAGGTGGGCACGGTGATGCGCGAATGCAGCTTGCTCTCCAGATAGGCCACGATGGGCTCCACCGCGCTGGCCTCGTCGGCCTTGATGGCCCCGGTCTTCTTGTCCTTGGGGCGGCCCACGTGGGTCATCATTATGGGCCGGCCGCCTTGGGCTACGATGTAGAACAGGGTCCCCAGGGTGCGGTCGATACGGAAGGGGTCGGTGATCACGCCTTTCTTGACCACGTTGTGGTCAAAGCGCACCAGCACCACCTTGTCTTTTAGCTTGGCCTGCTGCACCAGGGGCAAGCGCTCATCCAGACTGCCTAGCTGCATGGCGGCTCTCCAGCCTCCGCCGCTTGTGGGCGGCGGTCAATGGTCCTTGGAATTGCCTACATTGTGAAGCAAGCCCCGGCCGGGGCAAAGCGAATTCGGGCCGTGGCCTGGGGCCAAAAGCAAAGGCCCCGCCGAGGCGGGGCCATGGACGCCGGGCAAAAGCCGGGCGCGGGCTAGCCGGCCAGCTTTTTGATGCGGTCGCCGGTAAGGGCCAGCACCAAAAAGGAGATCACGAAAATGGGGAAAGCCACCCAGAAGTACTCGCGGTGGCTGGCCAGGAGATACAGACCCGCGAAAACGGCCGAGCCGCCGAGACCGTAAAACAAGGCTTTGTTGTTCATGCTGACTCCTTGGGCTGGTCGGATTTGCGATTGGTCTTAAGAGGATAACACATTTCGGCCCGCCGTGCAGGCTCAGGGCGCGGCCGGAAGCATCAGCCGCCCGCCCACCGGCATGAGCACCACCTTGCCCTGCTCGCGGGGGTGGGCCTTCAGGTAGTCCTGGATGGCCTTGGCCGGCCAGGCGGCGGGCTCGTCGCCCAGCTTCAAGACCCCGTACTGGGTGGGCACCAGGCGCTTGGCCCCCAGGTCGGAAAATGCCTTAAACAACTCGGGCACGTCCAGATGGGAGTAGTGCATGAACCAGCGCGGCTGGCTGGCCCCGATGCCGATCAGGGCCACGTCGATGCCTGGCCAACGATTGCCGAATTCGGCGAAGCCCTTGAAATAACCGGAGTCCCCGCCGTAGAAGATCTTCTCTTCGCCCCGCTCCAGGAGCCAGGCCCCCCACAGCGACTCGTTGTACCCCTGGCCGAAGCGGCGGCTCCAGTGCTGGGTGGGGAGAAAGGTGAAGCGCGACCCGTCCAGCTCCACGCTCTGCCACCAGTCCAACTCGCGCACCTCCGTGGCCCCCATGTCCCGGAGCAGCCCGCCCAGGCCCAGGGGGCAGAGGAAGCGCGCGCCCCGTTTGCTCAGGGCGGCCACCGCGTCTGAGTCCAGGTGGTCGTAGTGGTTGTGGCTGATCAGCACCACCGTGCCCTGGGGCAGGGCCTCCGGCCCGAAAGGCGGCGGCACCCGGCGGCTCACCACCGCCGCGCTGTCGCTGAAAAAGGGATCGGTGATCACCACCTGGCCGCCCCACTGCACCACGTAGGTGGCGTGCCCCACCGAGGTCAGGGAGGCGGGCGCGGCCGGGTCTTTCAGATAGGCCCCGTTGTTGGCCTCCACCGGCATGGGGTACTCCTTGCCCTTTTCCCGGGGCAGGGAGTTGGTGGAAAGCCACCAGCGGAACAAATCCCAGGTGGATTTGTCCTGCCTGAGCCAGGGGTTGTAGAAACGGCCTTCGGCGTTGCGGTGGGGGGCGTGGAGCTGAGCCGGGTCGGTGGCGGCCACGGTCTTTTGCCAGGCCGCCTCGTCAAAAGGCTTGGGCGAAAAGCAGCCGCCCACCCCGATCAGCACGCCCAGCAGCGCGGCCAGCACTCCGGCTATGGCATAGGAAGAAAGCATCTTTTATAGAATGAGCCCGCCCCGCGCCTTGGGGCAAGCCCCGGACGATAAACAGGCTCTCATATTGGCCTTCCCGGCAAGGCAGACAATGATATACTCTTGATTAGTTCTTTATGTCAAATCTTCAGGGGGGCTCCCGTGAAAAAGACCTATCCTCTTCTTCTTGCGTTGTTGGTGATCATTGCTGGGTACTTCGGCGGCATGACCTACGGTGCGGTGC is a window of Desulfarculaceae bacterium DNA encoding:
- a CDS encoding phosphoglycerate kinase is translated as MQLGSLDERLPLVQQAKLKDKVVLVRFDHNVVKKGVITDPFRIDRTLGTLFYIVAQGGRPIMMTHVGRPKDKKTGAIKADEASAVEPIVAYLESKLHSRITVPTFPAGDKGIAAIDTSINHHIRRLREGEIDGIYLPNTRWFAGEEAKGEAREEFALQLAGLADIYVNDAFGSWQPHASTFDVTRHLPSYAGWLLQDEMRHLEMVLNPARPFVAVVAGAKYDTKIGPLSAIYEQVDRLILGGVIYNTYLCAKYGVKIAGVAEEDIAAAQELVKADAEAGKIVELPLLVESEVLGREEGKYRTVAVADLEPGRELGYVLDIDPASFKAPEVAEALGKAATIFVNAVMGFTPHFTDGSRALDTTIDANRAAAKLYGGGDTLQEFKDLCPGLYLSVLDDAQYYFFTGGGSVLKAIEQRSPYGLEPVAALIDNARRNNHGAPEK
- a CDS encoding MBL fold metallo-hydrolase yields the protein MLSSYAIAGVLAALLGVLIGVGGCFSPKPFDEAAWQKTVAATDPAQLHAPHRNAEGRFYNPWLRQDKSTWDLFRWWLSTNSLPREKGKEYPMPVEANNGAYLKDPAAPASLTSVGHATYVVQWGGQVVITDPFFSDSAAVVSRRVPPPFGPEALPQGTVVLISHNHYDHLDSDAVAALSKRGARFLCPLGLGGLLRDMGATEVRELDWWQSVELDGSRFTFLPTQHWSRRFGQGYNESLWGAWLLERGEEKIFYGGDSGYFKGFAEFGNRWPGIDVALIGIGASQPRWFMHYSHLDVPELFKAFSDLGAKRLVPTQYGVLKLGDEPAAWPAKAIQDYLKAHPREQGKVVLMPVGGRLMLPAAP